One window of the Conexibacter sp. SYSU D00693 genome contains the following:
- a CDS encoding peptidoglycan recognition family protein: protein MIDAVALQQPPAAVRPAIHWDAIPYDARRKADMRAYAIRHYGIRTARLRAPKVVVEHLTANSSYRATWNTFAPNRPDPELGERPGTCAHFVIDPAGRIHQLVPLGLMCRHTVGLNWTAIGIEHVGTSEAAVMGNRRMLRASQALTRWLQARFSIRTRDVIGHRESRSSPYHRERVARLRTQTHADFPASVMRRYRAGL, encoded by the coding sequence GTGATCGACGCGGTCGCCCTCCAGCAGCCCCCGGCGGCGGTGCGTCCGGCCATCCACTGGGACGCGATCCCCTACGACGCCCGGCGCAAGGCCGACATGCGCGCCTACGCCATCCGCCACTACGGCATCCGCACGGCGCGCCTGCGTGCGCCGAAGGTCGTCGTGGAGCACCTCACGGCGAACTCGTCCTACCGGGCGACGTGGAACACCTTCGCGCCCAACCGGCCCGATCCCGAGCTGGGGGAGCGGCCCGGGACCTGCGCGCACTTCGTCATCGACCCCGCCGGGCGCATCCACCAGCTCGTCCCGCTCGGGCTCATGTGCCGCCACACCGTCGGCCTGAACTGGACGGCGATCGGCATCGAGCACGTCGGGACCTCCGAGGCGGCGGTCATGGGCAACCGGCGGATGCTGCGCGCCTCGCAGGCGCTGACCCGCTGGCTGCAGGCGCGCTTCTCGATCAGGACCCGGGACGTCATCGGCCACCGCGAGTCGCGCTCGAGCCCGTACCACCGCGAGCGCGTCGCGCGGCTGCGCACCCAGACGCACGCCGACTTCCCCGCGAGCGTGATGCGCCGCTACCGCGCCGGGTTGTAG
- a CDS encoding Rid family detoxifying hydrolase: protein MSQDRHAISAEGAPAAIGPYSHAVRAAGLLFCSGQIPLDPASGELVGDTPAEQARRCLQNLKAVCAAAGARLADAVRVTVYLTDMGAFAEVNEAYGAFFAGDEPPARVAIGVAALPKGAQVELDAVVALP, encoded by the coding sequence ATGTCCCAGGACCGCCACGCCATCAGCGCCGAGGGCGCCCCCGCCGCCATCGGCCCCTACAGCCACGCCGTGCGGGCCGCCGGCCTGCTCTTCTGCTCGGGCCAGATCCCGCTCGACCCGGCCTCCGGCGAGCTCGTGGGCGACACGCCGGCCGAGCAGGCGCGTCGCTGCCTGCAGAACCTCAAGGCGGTGTGCGCCGCTGCGGGCGCCCGGCTCGCCGACGCGGTCCGCGTGACCGTGTACCTCACCGACATGGGCGCCTTCGCCGAGGTCAACGAGGCCTACGGCGCGTTCTTCGCCGGCGACGAGCCGCCCGCGCGCGTGGCCATCGGGGTCGCGGCGCTGCCCAAGGGCGCCCAGGTCGAGCTCGACGCCGTCGTCGCGCTGCCCTAG
- a CDS encoding acyl-CoA dehydrogenase family protein, with product MAVAIDPLDKTEEQRAITEMVRQFADEQIIPNAEHYDQADEYPEPIVEQLKELGLFGITIPEEYGGLGLDLTTYVMVVEELSRGWISISGVINTHFIGSYLLMKFGTDEQKQKYLPRMATGEIRAAFSLSEPELGSDVQAIKTAAKKLDDGRYEINGQKMWVTNGLRSDLVFVLVKTDPDAQPRHKGFTCFIAEKEGGVAENTGDYAGLVVPPQIKKLGYKGVESTELVFDGYKCPAENILGGEDAGLNKGFAQMMDALEVGRANVAARGVGIAQRALELALRYSQERKTFGKPIAEHQAIQFKLADMATQVDAARMLTIRAARMKDAGERSDLEAGMAKLFASEAGRFCVEESFRIHGGYGYSKEYEIERLYRDAPLLLIGEGTSEIQRMVIGKKLLQRHKI from the coding sequence ATGGCCGTCGCAATCGACCCCCTGGACAAGACCGAGGAGCAGCGCGCGATCACCGAGATGGTGCGCCAGTTCGCGGACGAGCAGATCATCCCCAACGCGGAGCACTACGACCAGGCGGACGAGTACCCGGAGCCGATCGTCGAGCAGCTCAAGGAGCTCGGCCTCTTCGGCATCACGATCCCGGAGGAGTACGGCGGCCTGGGCCTCGACCTCACGACCTACGTCATGGTCGTCGAGGAGCTCTCGCGCGGCTGGATCTCGATCTCCGGCGTGATCAACACGCACTTCATCGGCTCCTACCTGCTGATGAAGTTCGGCACCGACGAGCAGAAGCAGAAGTACCTCCCGCGGATGGCCACCGGCGAGATCCGCGCCGCCTTCTCGCTCTCCGAGCCCGAGCTCGGCTCCGACGTCCAGGCGATCAAGACGGCCGCCAAGAAGCTCGACGACGGCCGCTACGAGATCAACGGCCAGAAGATGTGGGTCACCAACGGCCTGCGCTCGGACCTCGTCTTCGTGCTCGTGAAGACCGACCCGGACGCCCAGCCCCGCCACAAGGGCTTCACCTGCTTCATCGCCGAGAAGGAGGGCGGGGTCGCCGAGAACACGGGCGACTACGCCGGCCTCGTCGTCCCGCCGCAGATCAAGAAGCTCGGCTACAAGGGCGTGGAGTCCACCGAGCTGGTCTTCGACGGCTACAAGTGCCCGGCCGAGAACATCCTCGGCGGCGAGGACGCGGGCCTCAACAAGGGCTTCGCGCAGATGATGGACGCCCTCGAGGTCGGCCGCGCGAACGTCGCCGCCCGCGGCGTCGGCATCGCCCAGCGCGCCCTCGAGCTCGCCCTGCGCTACTCCCAGGAGCGCAAGACCTTCGGCAAGCCGATCGCCGAGCACCAGGCGATCCAGTTCAAGCTCGCCGACATGGCCACCCAGGTCGACGCCGCCCGCATGCTCACCATCCGCGCCGCGCGGATGAAGGACGCCGGCGAGCGCTCGGACCTCGAGGCCGGCATGGCCAAGCTCTTCGCCTCGGAGGCCGGCCGCTTCTGCGTGGAGGAGTCCTTCCGCATCCACGGCGGCTACGGCTACTCGAAGGAGTACGAGATCGAGCGCCTGTACCGCGACGCCCCGCTGCTGCTCATCGGCGAGGGCACGTCGGAGATCCAGCGCATGGTCATCGGCAAGAAGCTGCTCCAGCGCCACAAGATCTAG
- a CDS encoding alpha/beta fold hydrolase codes for MPRSGRLAAALLAVGSTLLAVPAAAPAAATFAPCEPQGFECATVPVPLDRSGAVPGTIRLNATRARAASNPRNVALVALAGGPGQAATPIAEEFARELGAGLRDRDLLVFDQRGTGGSGSLTCPALRQERSAVSAARRCAEQLGAPRGFFRTPDSVADLEALRQEAGYDKLALYGVSYGTKVALQYAAAHPDRVELLVLDSTVLPDGPDPLRVSALGAVPRVLRELCAGTECRGATDDVARDVRSLATRLRMRALRGRVVGGDGRRRSLALTQAGLFGVLLAGDLNPTLRAELPGAMRAALRGDAQPVLRLRARAAGLELGAGFQAAAAQSDAVYLATLCEEAPFRWTRTAGVDQRAREVEAVARSIPRAALGPFSSSVTLESGLAPLCLGWPNATPAPAPTGSLPDVPTLLLEGRGDLRTPLEDAAQVTRAIPGAQLVTVPFVGHSVLGTDLSDCTETVLGRFFAGQPAGTCPASENPFSPTPRPPASLDVVRAARGLRGKVGRTVSALQATIVDANRQVIGASLALDRRPSAVGGLRAGRALVSSAGIDLRGYQYVRNVSITGRLRQDGSGTFRVRGSAAARGSITITSAGRVSGTLGGRRISGSFASAAAAPARDGLPRLDRVLALPGIR; via the coding sequence GTGCCCCGCTCCGGCCGCCTGGCCGCCGCCCTGCTCGCGGTCGGCTCCACCCTCCTGGCCGTGCCCGCAGCGGCGCCCGCGGCCGCGACGTTCGCGCCGTGCGAGCCCCAGGGCTTCGAGTGCGCGACGGTCCCCGTGCCACTGGACCGCAGCGGTGCCGTGCCGGGCACGATCCGCCTCAACGCGACCCGGGCTCGCGCGGCCAGCAACCCGCGCAACGTCGCCCTCGTCGCGCTGGCGGGCGGCCCGGGCCAGGCGGCGACGCCGATCGCCGAGGAGTTCGCGCGCGAGCTCGGCGCCGGGCTGCGCGACCGCGACCTGCTCGTCTTCGACCAGCGCGGCACCGGGGGCTCGGGCTCGCTGACCTGCCCCGCGCTGCGCCAGGAGCGCAGCGCCGTGAGCGCCGCCCGCCGCTGCGCCGAGCAGCTCGGCGCGCCGCGCGGCTTCTTCCGCACGCCCGACTCGGTCGCCGACCTCGAGGCGCTGCGCCAGGAGGCCGGCTACGACAAGCTCGCGCTCTACGGCGTCTCGTACGGGACGAAGGTCGCGCTGCAGTACGCCGCCGCGCACCCCGACCGCGTCGAGCTCCTCGTCCTCGACTCGACGGTCCTGCCCGACGGCCCGGACCCGCTGCGCGTCAGCGCCCTGGGCGCGGTCCCGCGCGTGCTGCGCGAGCTCTGCGCCGGCACCGAGTGCCGCGGGGCCACCGACGACGTGGCGCGCGACGTGCGGTCGCTGGCGACGAGGTTGCGCATGCGCGCGCTGCGCGGGCGGGTGGTCGGCGGCGACGGGCGCCGGCGCAGCCTGGCGCTCACGCAGGCCGGCCTCTTCGGCGTCCTGCTCGCCGGCGACCTCAACCCGACGCTGCGCGCCGAGCTGCCGGGCGCGATGCGCGCCGCGCTGCGCGGCGACGCCCAGCCGGTCCTGCGCCTGCGCGCCCGCGCCGCCGGGCTCGAGCTCGGCGCCGGCTTCCAGGCGGCCGCGGCGCAGTCCGACGCCGTGTACCTCGCGACGCTGTGCGAGGAGGCCCCGTTCCGCTGGACGCGCACCGCCGGCGTCGACCAGCGCGCCCGCGAGGTCGAGGCGGTCGCCCGGTCGATCCCACGCGCCGCGCTCGGGCCGTTCAGCTCGAGCGTGACGCTCGAGAGCGGGCTGGCGCCGCTGTGCCTCGGCTGGCCGAACGCCACGCCGGCTCCCGCGCCGACCGGCTCCCTGCCCGACGTGCCGACGCTGCTGCTCGAGGGCCGCGGCGACCTGCGCACGCCGCTCGAGGACGCCGCGCAGGTCACCCGCGCCATCCCCGGCGCGCAGCTCGTGACCGTCCCGTTCGTCGGCCACTCCGTGCTGGGCACCGACCTCTCGGACTGCACGGAGACCGTCCTCGGGCGCTTCTTCGCCGGCCAGCCTGCGGGCACGTGCCCGGCGTCGGAGAACCCGTTCTCCCCCACGCCGCGCCCGCCCGCGTCGCTCGACGTCGTGCGCGCCGCGCGCGGCCTGCGCGGCAAGGTCGGCCGGACGGTGAGCGCCCTGCAGGCGACGATCGTCGACGCCAACCGCCAGGTCATCGGCGCGTCGCTCGCGCTCGACCGCCGGCCGAGCGCCGTGGGCGGTCTGCGCGCGGGACGTGCGCTGGTCTCCTCGGCGGGCATCGACCTGCGCGGCTACCAGTACGTGCGCAACGTCTCGATCACCGGCCGCCTGCGCCAGGACGGCTCGGGGACGTTCCGCGTGCGCGGCAGCGCCGCGGCCCGCGGCTCGATCACCATCACGAGCGCGGGGCGCGTGTCCGGCACGCTCGGCGGCCGGCGCATCAGCGGCTCCTTCGCCAGCGCCGCCGCCGCCCCCGCCCGCGACGGCCTCCCGCGCCTCGATCGGGTCCTCGCGCTGCCGGGCATCAGGTAG
- a CDS encoding acyl-CoA synthetase: MPNFAVDVVDAADPARQALVELARDGSRRVWSFGEVADRAARLAGTLAARGVARGDVVLTLVGNRPEWVLAMTACFRLGAVVLPCTEQLRAKDLRLRLEATRPALVVCDVRNRAVLDEALAELPFAVDVLDVPDEDVYRAAPAPAVDLAPGDPALLTFTSGTSGEPKAVLHGQRYLGGQALQAEHWLDARPGDLVWCTAASGWSKSARNVFLAPWLRGASALLHDARFDPDERLEVLDREDVAVLCMAPTEYRVVAKRARPRHVPGLRGLVAAGEALNPEVLRAWEEATRLQVRDGYGQTETGQVTGNLAGERARPGSMGRPLPGVRAWVADGELVVDPQTVPTFFLGYLGDDPWPRDRPWHTGDRVVQDDDGFLHFEGRTDDVIISAGYRIGPFEVESALVSHPAVAEAAVVAAPDEERGAVVRAVVVLREGHEGGDALARELQDHVKDQTAPYKYPRRVDFAAELPKTSSGKVRRALLREQGSGA, from the coding sequence GTGCCCAACTTCGCCGTGGACGTGGTGGATGCGGCGGACCCGGCGCGGCAGGCGCTCGTCGAGCTCGCGCGCGACGGATCCCGGCGCGTCTGGAGCTTCGGCGAGGTGGCCGACCGGGCGGCGCGGCTGGCCGGCACGCTGGCCGCCCGCGGAGTGGCGCGCGGCGACGTCGTCCTGACGCTGGTCGGCAACCGGCCCGAGTGGGTCCTGGCCATGACGGCGTGCTTCCGCCTGGGCGCCGTGGTGCTCCCGTGCACCGAGCAGCTGCGGGCCAAGGACCTGCGGCTGCGCCTCGAGGCCACGCGCCCGGCGCTCGTCGTCTGCGACGTGCGCAACCGGGCCGTGCTGGACGAGGCGCTCGCGGAACTGCCCTTCGCGGTCGACGTGCTCGACGTGCCCGACGAGGACGTCTACCGCGCGGCGCCGGCGCCGGCGGTCGACCTCGCCCCCGGCGACCCGGCGCTGCTGACGTTCACGAGCGGGACCTCCGGCGAGCCCAAGGCGGTCCTGCACGGCCAGCGCTACCTGGGCGGCCAGGCGCTGCAGGCCGAGCACTGGCTCGACGCGCGGCCGGGCGACCTCGTCTGGTGCACGGCCGCCAGCGGCTGGTCCAAAAGCGCGCGCAACGTCTTCCTGGCGCCGTGGCTGCGCGGCGCGAGCGCGCTGCTGCACGACGCCCGCTTCGACCCCGACGAGCGCCTCGAGGTCCTCGACCGCGAGGACGTGGCGGTCCTCTGCATGGCGCCGACGGAGTACCGCGTGGTCGCCAAGCGCGCCCGGCCGCGCCACGTGCCGGGGCTGCGGGGGCTCGTCGCGGCGGGCGAGGCGCTCAACCCCGAGGTCCTGCGCGCGTGGGAGGAGGCCACCCGGCTCCAGGTTCGCGACGGCTACGGGCAGACCGAGACCGGCCAGGTCACCGGCAACCTCGCGGGCGAGCGCGCGCGGCCCGGGTCCATGGGCCGCCCGCTGCCTGGCGTGCGCGCGTGGGTGGCCGACGGCGAGCTCGTGGTCGACCCGCAGACGGTCCCGACGTTCTTCCTCGGCTACCTCGGCGACGACCCGTGGCCCCGCGACCGCCCGTGGCACACGGGCGACCGCGTCGTGCAGGACGACGACGGCTTCCTGCACTTCGAGGGCCGCACGGACGACGTGATCATCAGCGCCGGCTACCGGATCGGCCCGTTCGAGGTCGAGTCCGCCCTGGTCTCCCACCCGGCGGTCGCCGAGGCCGCCGTCGTCGCCGCGCCCGACGAGGAGCGCGGCGCCGTCGTGCGCGCGGTCGTCGTCCTGCGCGAGGGCCACGAGGGCGGCGACGCCCTGGCCCGCGAGCTCCAGGACCACGTCAAGGACCAGACCGCGCCGTACAAGTACCCCCGGCGCGTGGACTTCGCCGCCGAGCTGCCCAAGACGTCCAGCGGCAAGGTGCGCCGGGCGCTGCTGCGCGAGCAGGGGTCGGGCGCCTAG
- a CDS encoding HD-GYP domain-containing protein: MSGSSLNHADELLFEEATRRERAAVHARELRVQLLAAAAFLVLAVALAVAEGGQRDLDLGLAAALVAAIALLHQVLLPVGHGFAVPTQLALVPALFVLPPAVVPLVVALGAVLGQVPRHVRGERHPERALLSLSDATYALGPALVLVLAGAPEPAWSDWPLYAAALAAQVGVDFLAAAWQNAMRLEVPAREQLRLMSDVWWVDLALSPIGLLAAMQHEWAFLVALPVAALLRRLASERDARMAQAVELSNAYRGTALLLGDVIEEDDAYTGEHSRGVVALSLAVADELRVGAHERRLVELGALMHDVGKLAIPKEIVNKPGALDDEEWAIMRTHTVEGQRMLDRVGGVLQEVGVVVRGSHERWDGGGYPDGLMGDAIPLAARVVCVADAFNAMTTDRPYRRARSTEVALAELRACAGTQFDPAVVTATEAVLRRHPDGVLPAAEAR; encoded by the coding sequence GTGTCGGGGTCGTCCCTGAACCACGCCGACGAGCTGCTGTTCGAGGAGGCGACCAGGCGGGAGCGTGCGGCCGTGCACGCGCGGGAGCTGCGCGTCCAGCTGCTGGCCGCCGCGGCGTTCCTCGTGCTCGCGGTCGCGCTGGCGGTCGCCGAGGGCGGCCAGCGCGACCTCGACCTCGGCCTCGCGGCAGCGCTGGTGGCGGCGATCGCCCTCCTGCACCAGGTCCTGCTGCCCGTCGGCCACGGCTTCGCGGTGCCCACGCAGCTCGCGCTGGTGCCGGCGCTGTTCGTCCTGCCGCCCGCCGTCGTGCCGCTCGTCGTCGCGCTCGGCGCCGTCCTCGGGCAGGTGCCGCGCCACGTCCGCGGGGAGCGCCACCCCGAGCGGGCGCTGCTCAGCCTCAGCGACGCGACGTACGCGCTCGGGCCGGCCCTGGTCCTCGTGCTCGCCGGCGCGCCCGAGCCGGCGTGGTCGGACTGGCCGCTCTACGCGGCCGCGCTGGCCGCGCAGGTCGGCGTCGACTTCCTGGCGGCGGCCTGGCAGAACGCGATGCGCCTCGAGGTGCCGGCGCGCGAGCAGCTGCGGCTCATGTCCGACGTCTGGTGGGTCGACCTCGCCCTCTCGCCGATCGGCCTGCTCGCCGCGATGCAGCACGAGTGGGCGTTCCTCGTCGCCCTGCCGGTCGCCGCGCTCCTGCGCCGCCTGGCCTCCGAGCGCGACGCGCGGATGGCACAGGCCGTCGAGCTGTCCAACGCCTACCGCGGCACCGCGCTGCTGCTCGGCGACGTCATCGAGGAGGACGACGCCTACACGGGCGAGCACTCCCGCGGCGTCGTCGCGCTGTCGCTGGCCGTGGCCGACGAGCTGCGCGTCGGCGCGCACGAGCGTCGGCTCGTCGAGCTCGGCGCGCTCATGCACGACGTCGGCAAGCTCGCGATCCCCAAGGAGATCGTCAACAAGCCCGGCGCCCTGGACGACGAGGAGTGGGCGATCATGCGCACCCACACCGTCGAGGGCCAGCGGATGCTCGACCGGGTCGGCGGGGTCCTGCAGGAGGTCGGCGTCGTCGTGCGCGGCTCGCACGAGCGCTGGGACGGGGGCGGCTACCCCGACGGGCTCATGGGGGACGCGATCCCGCTCGCCGCGCGCGTCGTCTGCGTGGCCGACGCGTTCAACGCCATGACGACCGACCGGCCCTACCGTCGCGCGCGCAGCACCGAGGTCGCGCTGGCTGAGCTGCGCGCGTGCGCGGGGACGCAGTTCGACCCGGCGGTGGTGACCGCCACCGAGGCCGTCCTGCGCCGCCACCCCGACGGCGTCCTGCCGGCCGCGGAGGCCCGGTGA
- a CDS encoding diguanylate cyclase translates to MDAAPPPADPPLTPARRIVRGLAALDSTTEARLAGRVNVTMFLGGGLAGIGLVVLGDIRHQGVLLAVAAIAIGWALLAALVPGVRRSPRGLTTSSTLGLALIAAGYVGTEGDAVALLPLLWFVVVFSAVFYPWRRAAVFIAGAAAVDLSVAALEPAYDQQLSTAAIRAGTYVVVGALAILSRHVLLHLRDAQQRHGAEQAALRRVATAVAAGSPPKAIFTLVAAEVAGILHADACGVMRFRDEDHAEVVGAWNRPGVGFYAAGTVFRTSASATMGEVRRTGLPARADRAGDPEVPGMDPRSRAASAPVLVAERCWGALGITSVAPEGLPAGAEHRLAEFAALIATAIINADDRQRLLELAATDVLTGLPNRAALADRLESEAARAGRHRRALSLVLVDVDRFASVVDRVGSDAADEVLAQVARILQGKARAEDFVARHGGDVFAFLLPETTAEQAYGVAERIRRRLGAEQFDGGLRITATVGLADLASSPSVDLLVRDAQRALYWGKSHGRDIAWRYDPTVVGELDAAERQVGVEHEAAIAGLRALARAVDAKDSATREHAERVAAMATRLAAARGWPERRQALLREAAVVHDVGKIGIPDAILLKPSRLTDSEFEVVKTHAELGARIVGDVLSPEQVEWIRRHHERPDGRGYPAGLTGDEMEEGCGLLALADAWDAMTAPRSYSPPMPVDLALQEIRALRGQQFTAEAVEALEALAEAGELPLDQPAGYNPAR, encoded by the coding sequence ATGGACGCCGCGCCGCCCCCGGCCGACCCACCCCTGACGCCGGCGCGGAGGATCGTCCGCGGGCTGGCGGCGCTGGACTCCACGACCGAGGCGCGCCTGGCCGGCCGGGTCAACGTCACCATGTTCCTCGGCGGTGGGCTGGCCGGGATCGGGCTCGTGGTGCTCGGCGACATCCGCCACCAGGGGGTCCTGCTCGCCGTCGCGGCGATCGCGATCGGCTGGGCGCTGCTGGCCGCGCTGGTGCCGGGGGTCCGCCGCTCGCCCCGGGGCCTCACGACGTCGTCCACCCTGGGCCTCGCGCTCATCGCCGCCGGCTACGTCGGCACGGAGGGCGACGCGGTCGCGCTCCTGCCGCTGCTGTGGTTCGTGGTCGTCTTCTCCGCCGTCTTCTACCCCTGGCGGCGCGCGGCGGTCTTCATCGCCGGAGCGGCCGCGGTCGACCTCTCGGTCGCCGCGCTCGAGCCGGCCTACGACCAGCAGCTGAGCACCGCGGCCATCCGCGCCGGGACGTACGTCGTGGTCGGCGCCCTCGCCATCCTCTCCCGCCACGTCCTCCTGCACCTGCGCGACGCCCAGCAGCGCCACGGCGCCGAGCAGGCGGCGCTGCGCCGGGTCGCCACGGCGGTCGCCGCCGGCTCACCGCCCAAGGCGATCTTCACGCTCGTGGCCGCGGAGGTCGCGGGGATCCTCCACGCCGACGCCTGCGGCGTCATGCGCTTCCGCGACGAGGACCACGCCGAGGTCGTCGGCGCGTGGAACCGGCCGGGCGTCGGCTTCTACGCCGCGGGGACGGTCTTCCGGACGAGCGCCAGCGCCACGATGGGCGAGGTCCGCCGGACCGGCCTGCCGGCCCGCGCCGACCGCGCCGGCGACCCCGAGGTGCCGGGCATGGACCCGCGCAGCCGGGCCGCGAGCGCCCCCGTCCTCGTCGCCGAGCGCTGCTGGGGCGCGCTGGGCATCACGTCCGTGGCGCCCGAGGGCCTGCCGGCCGGCGCCGAGCACCGCCTCGCCGAGTTCGCCGCCCTCATCGCCACGGCGATCATCAACGCCGACGACCGCCAGCGGCTGCTCGAGCTCGCCGCGACCGACGTCCTCACCGGCCTGCCCAACCGCGCGGCCCTCGCCGACCGCCTCGAGAGCGAGGCCGCCCGCGCCGGCCGCCACCGCCGCGCCCTGTCCCTCGTCCTCGTGGACGTCGACCGCTTCGCGTCGGTCGTCGACCGCGTCGGCTCCGACGCGGCTGACGAGGTCCTGGCGCAGGTCGCGCGGATCCTCCAGGGCAAGGCCCGCGCCGAGGACTTCGTCGCCCGCCACGGCGGCGACGTCTTCGCCTTCCTGCTGCCCGAGACGACCGCCGAGCAGGCCTACGGGGTCGCCGAGCGCATCCGCCGCCGGCTGGGCGCCGAGCAGTTCGACGGCGGCCTGCGGATCACGGCGACGGTCGGCCTCGCGGACCTCGCCTCCTCGCCCTCCGTCGACCTGCTGGTGCGCGACGCGCAGCGCGCGCTGTACTGGGGCAAGTCCCACGGCCGCGACATCGCCTGGCGCTACGACCCCACGGTCGTCGGCGAGCTCGACGCCGCCGAGCGCCAGGTCGGTGTCGAGCACGAGGCGGCGATCGCCGGCCTGCGCGCCCTCGCCCGGGCGGTGGACGCGAAGGACTCGGCGACCCGCGAGCACGCCGAGCGCGTGGCGGCCATGGCCACGCGCCTGGCCGCGGCGCGGGGCTGGCCCGAGCGCCGGCAGGCGCTGCTGCGCGAGGCGGCCGTCGTCCACGACGTCGGCAAGATCGGCATCCCGGACGCGATCCTCCTCAAGCCCTCGCGGCTGACCGACAGCGAGTTCGAGGTCGTCAAGACCCACGCCGAGCTCGGCGCGCGGATCGTCGGCGACGTGCTGAGCCCCGAGCAGGTCGAGTGGATCCGCCGCCACCACGAGCGCCCGGACGGCCGCGGCTACCCCGCCGGCCTCACCGGCGACGAGATGGAGGAGGGCTGCGGCCTGCTCGCGCTCGCCGACGCCTGGGACGCGATGACCGCACCGCGCTCGTACTCCCCGCCGATGCCCGTCGACCTGGCGCTGCAGGAGATCCGCGCGCTGCGCGGCCAGCAGTTCACCGCCGAGGCGGTGGAGGCGCTCGAGGCCCTCGCCGAGGCGGGCGAGCTGCCGCTGGACCAGCCTGCGGGCTACAACCCGGCGCGGTAG
- the ilvA gene encoding threonine ammonia-lyase, with amino-acid sequence MRAQGTVTAQDVVAARQAIADVVRHTPVLPSPSLSERCGAPVVLKAETLQRTGAFKLRGALAKLHALGDACAAGVVCGSAGNHAQGVAAAARARGVRCEVHMPAEAPLAKVEATVALGAEVVVDGETVEECVARAQERAAATGMAFVHPFDDPEVVAGQGTLGLELLEDVPSLARVLVPVGGGGLASGVAIAVKSARPEVEVVGVQVDANAPFPASLRAGAPVEVAGGMTIADGIAVKRPGGLTLELVREWVDDVVVVGEEEVAEAMVHLLERDKLVVEGAGAVGVAALLAGRVQAADAGMTCVVLSGGNVDAGLLATVARRHETEAGRRLVVLVRVPDRPGGLVGLLDCVAQQGANLVDVQHLREGLDLHVRETAVQLVLETRGRDHAEAVLQAVAAAGWTPRLMA; translated from the coding sequence GTGCGCGCGCAGGGGACCGTCACCGCGCAGGACGTCGTGGCCGCCCGGCAGGCGATCGCGGACGTCGTGCGCCACACGCCGGTGCTCCCGTCGCCGTCGCTCTCGGAGCGCTGCGGCGCGCCCGTGGTCCTGAAGGCCGAGACGCTCCAGCGCACCGGCGCCTTCAAGCTGCGGGGCGCGCTGGCCAAGCTCCATGCGCTGGGCGACGCGTGCGCGGCGGGCGTCGTCTGCGGCAGCGCGGGCAACCACGCGCAGGGGGTCGCCGCGGCGGCCCGTGCCCGCGGGGTGCGCTGCGAGGTCCACATGCCCGCCGAGGCGCCGCTGGCCAAGGTCGAGGCGACCGTCGCGCTGGGCGCCGAGGTCGTCGTCGACGGCGAGACGGTGGAGGAGTGCGTCGCCCGCGCGCAGGAGCGCGCCGCGGCGACCGGCATGGCCTTCGTCCACCCGTTCGACGACCCGGAGGTCGTCGCCGGTCAGGGCACCCTCGGCCTCGAGCTGCTCGAGGACGTGCCGTCGCTGGCGCGCGTCCTCGTCCCGGTCGGTGGGGGTGGGCTGGCCTCGGGCGTGGCGATCGCGGTGAAGTCCGCGCGGCCGGAGGTCGAGGTCGTCGGCGTCCAGGTCGACGCCAACGCGCCGTTCCCCGCCTCGCTGCGCGCGGGTGCGCCCGTGGAGGTCGCGGGCGGCATGACGATCGCCGACGGCATCGCCGTCAAGCGCCCCGGCGGCCTCACGCTCGAGCTCGTCCGCGAGTGGGTCGACGACGTGGTGGTCGTGGGGGAGGAGGAGGTCGCCGAGGCGATGGTGCACCTCCTCGAGCGCGACAAGCTCGTCGTCGAGGGCGCCGGCGCGGTCGGCGTCGCCGCGCTGCTGGCCGGCCGTGTCCAGGCCGCCGACGCCGGCATGACCTGCGTCGTCCTCAGCGGCGGCAACGTCGACGCCGGCCTGCTGGCCACCGTCGCCCGCCGCCACGAGACCGAGGCCGGCCGCCGCCTCGTCGTCCTCGTCCGGGTCCCGGACCGCCCCGGCGGCCTCGTCGGGCTCCTCGACTGCGTCGCCCAGCAGGGCGCGAACCTCGTCGACGTCCAGCACCTGCGCGAGGGCCTCGACCTCCACGTCCGCGAGACCGCGGTCCAGCTCGTCCTCGAGACCCGCGGCCGCGACCACGCCGAGGCGGTCCTGCAGGCCGTGGCCGCGGCGGGGTGGACGCCGCGGCTGATGGCCTAG